The proteins below are encoded in one region of Flavobacterium sp. IMCC34852:
- the serC gene encoding 3-phosphoserine/phosphohydroxythreonine transaminase: MKKHNYSAGPCILPQEVFEKSAQAVLDFNHSGLSLLEISHRSKDFVAVMEEARALVLELLGLEGKGYQALFLQGGASLEFLMVPYNLMKVDGKAAYLDTGTWANNAIKEAKLFGETVVVASSKEQNYNHIPTDYTIPTDASYFHCTSNNTIFGTQMKSFPKTDVPVVCDMSSDIFSRSLDFSQFDLIYAGAQKNMGAAGATLVVVKEEILGKSGRTIPSILDYEKHIKAESMYNTPAVFAVYTCLLTLQWLKNQGGIAAIEKVNEAKANLLYSEIDRNPLFIGTANPADRSFMNATFLLVNPEHQETFDKMWKAAGISGLPGHRSVGGYRASMYNALPLESVQVLVDVMKELEVVYNNQSQLAEK, encoded by the coding sequence ATGAAAAAACACAACTACAGCGCCGGACCTTGCATATTGCCACAAGAAGTTTTTGAAAAATCGGCTCAAGCCGTTTTGGATTTTAACCATTCAGGTTTGTCCTTATTAGAGATTTCACACCGAAGCAAAGATTTCGTTGCCGTTATGGAAGAAGCCAGAGCTTTGGTCTTAGAACTTCTAGGTTTGGAAGGCAAAGGTTATCAAGCTTTGTTTTTACAAGGTGGTGCGAGTTTAGAGTTCCTAATGGTTCCCTACAACTTAATGAAAGTTGATGGCAAAGCCGCTTATTTAGATACCGGAACTTGGGCCAACAACGCCATTAAAGAAGCCAAATTGTTTGGAGAAACCGTAGTGGTAGCTTCGTCAAAAGAGCAAAATTACAATCATATTCCAACCGATTATACGATTCCTACTGATGCGAGTTACTTTCACTGTACGAGTAACAATACCATTTTTGGAACACAAATGAAGTCATTCCCAAAAACTGATGTACCGGTAGTTTGTGATATGAGTTCGGATATCTTTTCGCGCAGTTTAGACTTCTCTCAATTCGACTTAATTTATGCCGGAGCTCAGAAAAATATGGGTGCCGCGGGAGCAACATTGGTTGTGGTGAAAGAAGAAATCCTTGGGAAATCAGGCAGAACGATTCCGAGTATTTTAGATTATGAAAAACACATTAAGGCGGAAAGCATGTACAATACTCCGGCCGTTTTTGCGGTTTACACTTGTTTGCTGACATTGCAATGGTTGAAAAACCAAGGCGGCATAGCAGCGATTGAAAAAGTAAACGAAGCCAAAGCCAATTTGCTTTACAGCGAAATCGACAGAAATCCGTTGTTCATTGGCACCGCCAATCCTGCTGACAGAAGTTTTATGAATGCCACTTTCCTATTGGTCAATCCTGAGCATCAGGAAACGTTTGACAAAATGTGGAAAGCAGCCGGAATTTCTGGATTGCCTGGTCATCGTTCTGTTGGTGGTTACCGAGCTTCGATGTACAATGCTTTGCCTTTGGAAAGTGTACAGGTTTTAGTCGATGTGATGAAAGAATTAGAGGTCGTTTACAACAATCAATCTCAGTTAGCAGAGAAATAA
- a CDS encoding D-2-hydroxyacid dehydrogenase, translating into MKVLANDGISKSGILALEKGGFEVITTKVAQEQVANYVNANNISVVLVRSATKVRKDIIDACPGLKIIGRGGVGMDNIDVDYARSKGIHVINTPASSSESVAELVFAHLFTGVRFLHDANRNMPLEGDTNFDGLKKAYANGIELRGKTLGIIGFGRIGQAVAKMALGLGMKVIAADKFVDKAEVKVDFYNGQFINVEFETEPLEDVIKHSDFITLHVPAQDGYVIGKEEFELMKDGVGIVNCARGGVIDEVALVEALDNDKVLFAGLDVFENEPTPEIQILMHTKISLTPHIGAATLEAQDRIGTELAEQIISLLKAEKV; encoded by the coding sequence ATGAAAGTATTAGCCAACGACGGAATTTCAAAAAGCGGCATTCTGGCTTTAGAAAAAGGTGGTTTTGAAGTAATCACCACCAAAGTAGCACAAGAGCAAGTTGCCAATTATGTGAATGCCAACAACATTTCGGTGGTTTTGGTTCGCAGTGCGACTAAAGTTAGAAAAGACATTATTGATGCTTGTCCGGGATTGAAAATCATTGGTCGCGGTGGCGTTGGAATGGACAATATTGATGTGGATTATGCTCGCAGCAAAGGCATTCATGTGATTAACACACCGGCTTCTTCTTCGGAAAGTGTGGCCGAATTGGTGTTTGCACACTTATTTACAGGCGTTAGATTTTTACATGATGCCAACAGAAATATGCCTTTGGAAGGCGATACCAACTTCGACGGTTTGAAAAAAGCTTATGCGAACGGCATCGAATTAAGAGGTAAAACTTTGGGTATTATTGGATTTGGAAGAATTGGTCAGGCTGTCGCCAAAATGGCCTTAGGTCTTGGGATGAAAGTAATTGCTGCTGATAAATTTGTTGACAAAGCGGAAGTAAAAGTTGATTTCTATAATGGTCAGTTTATCAATGTAGAATTTGAAACCGAGCCTTTGGAAGATGTTATCAAACATTCTGATTTTATTACACTTCACGTTCCGGCTCAAGACGGTTATGTGATTGGTAAAGAAGAATTTGAATTGATGAAAGACGGCGTTGGGATTGTAAACTGTGCTCGTGGTGGTGTGATTGATGAAGTAGCTTTGGTAGAAGCTTTGGATAATGACAAAGTATTATTTGCCGGTTTAGACGTTTTTGAAAACGAACCGACTCCGGAAATCCAAATCCTTATGCATACTAAGATTTCGTTAACGCCTCATATTGGTGCGGCGACTTTGGAAGCACAAGATAGAATCGGAACCGAATTGGCTGAGCAAATTATTAGTTTGTTGAAAGCTGAGAAAGTTTAA
- a CDS encoding DUF6146 family protein: MKTLVSIGFLLLVIIGCNSSKTIVGANDNSMAKVSDTVKIANDSLEYEVIIIDPGFSSWLAGRARPRGYFEESYFEIKNRIYVAEWNRRAMLPMQYNPNLYEMQINYEPNIHYGYEVNYLIYNYFIYFQNRYNQQLAGFVPKQ; the protein is encoded by the coding sequence ATGAAAACTTTAGTATCAATTGGGTTTCTACTATTGGTTATTATAGGCTGTAACAGTTCTAAAACAATTGTTGGTGCGAATGATAATAGCATGGCCAAAGTTTCGGATACGGTTAAAATTGCCAATGACAGTTTGGAATATGAAGTGATTATTATAGATCCCGGTTTTAGTTCATGGCTTGCCGGAAGAGCCAGACCCAGAGGTTATTTTGAAGAGAGTTATTTTGAAATAAAAAACCGAATCTACGTAGCAGAATGGAATCGAAGAGCGATGTTGCCGATGCAGTACAATCCGAATTTATACGAAATGCAAATAAATTATGAGCCAAATATTCATTATGGATACGAAGTCAACTATTTGATTTACAATTATTTTATTTACTTTCAAAACCGTTACAATCAACAGTTGGCCGGATTTGTTCCGAAACAATAA
- a CDS encoding DUF6787 family protein, producing MASFKERWNIKSNWQVFVILVVFAVTGSTSAYLSKPVLELFGIVKGDVSNWIYYPLYIILIFPIYQVLLVSFGFIFGQFTFFWAFEKKMLKSMGLGFLVPDKKSPE from the coding sequence ATGGCAAGTTTTAAAGAACGCTGGAACATCAAATCAAATTGGCAAGTCTTTGTTATTTTGGTCGTTTTTGCGGTTACGGGTTCTACTTCGGCTTATCTTTCCAAACCGGTTTTGGAATTGTTCGGCATCGTAAAAGGCGATGTTTCTAATTGGATTTATTATCCTTTATATATCATTCTCATCTTCCCTATTTATCAGGTTTTGTTGGTTAGTTTCGGATTTATTTTCGGGCAGTTTACTTTCTTTTGGGCTTTTGAAAAGAAGATGTTGAAAAGTATGGGATTGGGTTTTTTGGTTCCCGATAAAAAAAGCCCCGAGTAA
- the folE gene encoding GTP cyclohydrolase I FolE, which translates to MNTAIEKELFELIGDNHQMTSAETPLRPDAFDKSEEEKKKVIEHHFYQIMEEMGLDMTDDSLRGTPHRVAKMFIDEIFSGLNPANKPKISVFDNSYQYDKMLVEADISFNSTCEHHFLPIIGKAHIGYVSSGKVIGLSKLNRIVDYYSRRPQVQERLIMQIFNELKSVLDTDSVIVVMEAKHLCVSSRGIEDETSYTSTIQYGGIFNDKDNRNDFFNLIKEK; encoded by the coding sequence ATGAACACAGCCATTGAAAAAGAATTATTTGAACTGATAGGCGACAATCATCAAATGACTTCTGCAGAAACACCACTTCGTCCTGATGCCTTCGATAAATCAGAAGAAGAAAAGAAAAAAGTCATCGAGCATCATTTCTATCAAATCATGGAGGAAATGGGTTTAGACATGACAGACGATAGTTTGAGAGGAACGCCTCATCGTGTTGCCAAAATGTTTATTGACGAAATTTTCTCCGGACTTAACCCGGCCAACAAACCAAAAATTTCGGTTTTTGACAACTCTTATCAATATGACAAGATGTTGGTGGAAGCCGATATCAGTTTTAATTCCACTTGTGAACACCATTTTTTGCCTATCATAGGCAAAGCCCATATTGGTTATGTTTCCAGCGGTAAAGTAATTGGTTTATCAAAATTGAACCGAATTGTTGATTATTATTCGCGCAGACCACAAGTACAGGAGCGATTAATCATGCAGATTTTTAACGAATTAAAATCGGTTTTAGATACCGATAGTGTAATTGTGGTGATGGAAGCCAAGCATTTATGCGTTTCCAGCAGAGGAATTGAAGACGAAACCAGTTACACTTCTACCATTCAATACGGCGGTATTTTCAATGACAAAGACAATAGAAATGATTTCTTTAATTTAATAAAAGAGAAATAG
- a CDS encoding ABC transporter ATP-binding protein yields the protein MIIAKKIHKYYDSLHVLKGVDLHIKKGEIVSIVGASGAGKTTLLQILGTLDNASKSDATSLEINGENILKMNDKALSKFRNLHLGFIFQFHQLLPEFTALENVCIPAYIAGKEKKETEVEAKRLLDYLGLSERSHHKPNELSGGEQQRVAVARALINKPAVIFADEPSGNLDTVSAENLHQLFFKLREEFGQTFVIVTHNEELANMADRKLVMKDGLIV from the coding sequence ATGATAATTGCCAAAAAGATTCATAAATATTACGACAGTTTACACGTTTTAAAAGGTGTGGATTTGCACATAAAAAAAGGAGAGATTGTTTCCATTGTTGGTGCGTCAGGCGCCGGAAAAACAACCCTACTGCAAATCCTCGGAACGCTGGATAATGCTTCAAAATCTGATGCCACTTCATTAGAAATTAATGGTGAAAACATCCTGAAAATGAATGACAAAGCTTTATCTAAGTTTAGAAATTTGCACTTGGGTTTTATCTTCCAATTTCACCAATTATTACCCGAATTTACGGCTTTAGAAAATGTGTGTATTCCGGCCTATATCGCAGGCAAAGAAAAGAAGGAAACCGAAGTTGAAGCCAAACGTTTACTGGATTATTTAGGCTTGTCAGAAAGAAGTCATCACAAGCCCAACGAACTTTCGGGTGGTGAACAACAACGTGTTGCTGTTGCTCGTGCCTTGATAAACAAACCGGCGGTAATTTTTGCCGATGAACCTTCAGGGAATTTGGATACCGTTTCGGCTGAGAATTTGCACCAATTATTTTTTAAGCTCAGGGAAGAATTTGGGCAAACCTTTGTCATTGTGACGCACAACGAAGAATTAGCCAATATGGCCGATAGAAAATTAGTCATGAAAGACGGCTTAATCGTTTGA
- a CDS encoding LIC_10190 family membrane protein gives MALILISWLYVFFTSITLGIGFAKFFQIRSFSIVITGILGLFGVTLLASSWAIFGPINIAFHTFLLITSMVLGFYFKADLNEIIKSTRTQFSDFSVLVKVLLSFSSVLILAQSATLPFIADNETYYLQTIKWLNEYGFVPGLANLHLFLGQTSGWHITQSVYSFSFLYDNFNDLNGYLLLVVNFWAIQKLHSYFTHGNRLDLVFGLLPLTYVFLFQFVSAPSPDLPVYLIGFIVFSIYLDSQKENVLEKFNLLTVLVLFAVYIKITAVVLLVLPFILLIKNRSVLRSQLVQIRLLGGLVLFLFVIKNSILTGYPFYPLTVLPYSGANYVVPLEIINYFFGGEMMHSFYMGFGSFEKASFLDFLKQYFLHNGIDSIIGLTTVFLLLISPFIISKYYPKQKIRDVYFAFIALLILLTFSSPQYRFYVYFTIFFGLIFLSIIVTKKKLIMGLLSLSLLLVAVLIFVPMSFSALTQNKLLAENSTFQIKNVIHPKPNTKEKLGYNKVSKENLNYYSPTKTDLFWITGNGTLPCVNQEQLEYFETHFHVIPQLRGKILSEGFYAKKTKAND, from the coding sequence ATGGCGCTTATTCTAATTAGTTGGCTGTATGTTTTTTTCACTTCCATCACTTTAGGAATAGGGTTTGCCAAATTTTTTCAGATTAGATCTTTCAGCATAGTCATTACCGGAATTCTGGGCTTATTCGGTGTGACGCTTTTAGCAAGCTCTTGGGCAATATTTGGTCCGATAAACATAGCATTTCATACTTTTTTGCTGATAACTTCAATGGTTCTTGGGTTTTATTTTAAAGCCGATTTAAATGAGATTATCAAAAGCACACGAACACAGTTTTCAGATTTTTCAGTATTGGTAAAAGTGCTTTTAAGTTTCAGCAGTGTTTTAATTTTAGCCCAAAGCGCCACTTTGCCTTTTATTGCAGACAACGAAACTTATTACCTTCAAACCATCAAATGGCTCAACGAATACGGTTTTGTTCCCGGTTTGGCTAATTTGCACTTGTTTCTCGGACAAACCAGCGGTTGGCATATCACACAAAGCGTTTACTCGTTTTCGTTTTTGTATGACAACTTTAATGATTTGAACGGATATTTGTTGCTAGTGGTAAACTTTTGGGCAATTCAAAAACTTCACTCCTATTTTACTCACGGCAATCGATTGGATTTGGTTTTTGGTTTATTGCCATTAACTTATGTATTTCTATTTCAATTCGTTAGTGCTCCATCGCCAGATTTACCGGTTTATTTGATTGGATTTATAGTGTTTTCAATTTATTTGGATTCTCAAAAAGAGAATGTTTTAGAAAAGTTTAACCTCTTAACCGTTTTGGTGCTCTTTGCGGTTTATATCAAAATCACGGCTGTCGTACTATTGGTTTTACCATTCATTCTTTTGATAAAAAATAGGAGTGTATTGAGAAGCCAACTTGTTCAGATTCGGCTTTTGGGCGGATTGGTTTTATTTCTTTTTGTTATTAAAAATAGTATACTGACCGGCTATCCTTTTTATCCGTTGACCGTTTTGCCTTATTCAGGAGCAAATTATGTGGTGCCATTAGAAATCATAAATTATTTTTTTGGAGGAGAAATGATGCATTCGTTTTATATGGGATTTGGGTCTTTTGAAAAGGCTTCGTTTTTAGACTTCCTCAAGCAATATTTTTTGCACAACGGAATTGACAGTATTATTGGATTGACAACTGTATTCTTGTTGCTAATTTCACCTTTCATCATTTCAAAATATTATCCAAAACAAAAGATTCGTGATGTTTACTTTGCTTTTATTGCCTTATTGATATTACTTACTTTTAGTTCGCCTCAGTATCGCTTTTATGTTTATTTCACGATTTTCTTCGGACTTATTTTCCTCTCGATTATAGTCACCAAAAAGAAACTTATCATGGGTTTACTTAGTTTGAGTTTACTGTTAGTTGCTGTTTTGATTTTTGTGCCAATGTCATTCAGTGCTTTGACACAGAACAAATTATTAGCCGAAAACAGTACGTTTCAAATAAAGAATGTCATTCATCCGAAACCAAACACAAAAGAAAAACTAGGTTATAATAAAGTTTCAAAAGAAAATCTCAACTACTACTCGCCTACCAAAACTGATTTATTTTGGATAACCGGAAACGGAACTTTACCTTGTGTAAATCAAGAACAATTGGAATATTTTGAAACCCATTTCCATGTCATTCCTCAATTGCGTGGCAAGATATTAAGCGAAGGTTTTTATGCCAAAAAAACGAAAGCCAATGACTAA
- a CDS encoding TIGR02757 family protein, whose product MTKAELKEFLDEKVALYNHPNFIESDPIQIPHQFSLKEDIEIAGFLAATIAWGNRKMIINNAKRMMDLMGNSPYDFVMSHQEHHLDNLETFVHRTFNGTDFKTFVVGLNHIYTNHNGLENAFYNHNEASILNLQTNIHLFKKKFFECTNFERSKKHLSDPLQGSAAKRINMFLRWMVRRDNNGVDLGIWKKIPMSALSCPLDVHSGNVARKLGLLTRKQNDFKAVVELDNELRKLDKNDPVKYDFALFGLGVFEGF is encoded by the coding sequence ATGACTAAAGCCGAACTCAAAGAATTCCTGGATGAAAAGGTAGCGTTGTACAACCATCCCAACTTTATCGAAAGTGATCCTATTCAGATTCCGCATCAATTTTCTTTGAAAGAAGACATTGAAATTGCCGGTTTTTTAGCGGCAACCATAGCTTGGGGAAACCGCAAAATGATTATCAACAATGCCAAACGCATGATGGATTTGATGGGCAATTCTCCGTATGATTTTGTGATGAGCCATCAAGAGCATCATTTAGACAATCTGGAAACATTTGTTCACCGCACTTTTAACGGAACCGATTTTAAAACTTTTGTTGTAGGATTAAATCATATTTATACAAATCATAACGGCTTAGAAAACGCATTTTACAACCATAATGAGGCGTCAATTTTAAATCTTCAAACCAACATTCACTTATTCAAAAAGAAGTTTTTTGAATGTACGAATTTTGAAAGGTCAAAAAAACACCTTTCAGATCCGTTACAAGGTTCGGCTGCCAAACGCATCAACATGTTTTTAAGATGGATGGTTCGAAGAGACAATAACGGTGTAGACCTTGGTATATGGAAAAAAATACCCATGTCGGCTCTCTCCTGCCCGCTGGATGTACACTCCGGAAATGTAGCCAGAAAACTGGGTTTACTCACACGCAAACAAAACGATTTTAAGGCTGTTGTCGAACTTGACAATGAACTTAGAAAATTGGATAAAAACGATCCAGTAAAATACGATTTTGCACTATTCGGTCTAGGCGTTTTTGAAGGGTTTTAA